In one Pseudomonas sp. SCA2728.1_7 genomic region, the following are encoded:
- a CDS encoding autotransporter outer membrane beta-barrel domain-containing protein yields MPVQHIFKPKHLALAISLALACVELAIAQEPSEVADSPAVMNAPEPSKTNPKQMAFERLQGFLNDPGTVPIAFNTPEESFAGTAVNDLIRLTDGASFTGLLDGGAGDNVLLLDAAAGGELKDTRNFNGLLLNRGDWTLSSKGDFKEGVLVNSGTALTNLGSIKGDVYVESGGSFAGKGVVGSLEVAGLLTVNGVLGSPRVKGDLRLSPTAELAYEVTPSGSQTIKVDGTARLEGATLKVVAAPGEYPQSRQYKILEAAKVEGEFGTVINDLAFMTATPQYNKKSVGLTYARNGEPLSNAATTDNARAAAEGIVDPTAPAPSATPTPLTASAPAPISVPVPVPVSTSAPTPISESAPSPMSDEPLTAQVDESAEQPAPAPIKPANAAVAALVTSDKTTAPVALEQLAAGSNANLAKATLSSITPVSASMLSAMQQLNSRYGSAYGSGNSPRQAAGGADSGRVWIQALGHGGKVDREFDSTLKHATQGLVMGADWRLDEQWHIGLIGGKSQTRLDARQYDGDLDSWHLGAYAVRQDGPFSLRLGATYASHDGDSKRRVAFNGFSDRLKGNYDANTQQAFAELAVNVGRHNATLEPFASVGYQRYQRDSYSEKGGDAALKVFGQTRDNLSSTFGLRTAKINRLDNGMTLTPRFSAGWKHTFGEIESDTRQQLVKGGKRFEVAGAALDRNSLSVDAGLDLGLSANHSVGVGLTGEMATDSRTHGVMGQWRMAF; encoded by the coding sequence ATGCCCGTTCAACACATTTTCAAACCAAAACACTTGGCTTTGGCCATTTCGCTGGCGCTGGCTTGCGTAGAGCTTGCCATCGCTCAGGAACCCTCTGAAGTCGCCGATTCACCAGCAGTAATGAATGCGCCGGAACCGTCCAAAACCAACCCTAAACAAATGGCTTTCGAACGGCTTCAGGGGTTTCTCAATGACCCAGGTACGGTGCCTATCGCTTTTAACACCCCTGAAGAAAGCTTTGCAGGTACCGCTGTAAACGATCTGATCAGGCTCACGGACGGCGCAAGTTTTACCGGCCTGCTGGATGGTGGCGCGGGGGATAACGTCCTGCTCCTGGATGCGGCTGCAGGCGGTGAGCTGAAAGACACACGTAATTTCAACGGCCTGCTCCTCAACCGGGGCGACTGGACGCTGAGCTCCAAGGGAGACTTCAAGGAAGGCGTGCTGGTAAACAGCGGTACCGCTTTGACCAACCTGGGGAGCATCAAGGGCGACGTCTATGTCGAGAGCGGTGGCAGCTTTGCCGGTAAAGGTGTTGTGGGAAGCCTGGAGGTCGCCGGCCTGCTCACCGTCAATGGGGTACTCGGCAGCCCGCGCGTGAAAGGCGACTTGCGCTTGTCCCCGACCGCCGAACTGGCTTATGAGGTCACGCCCAGTGGCAGTCAAACGATCAAGGTCGATGGCACTGCCAGGCTGGAAGGCGCCACCCTGAAAGTCGTTGCGGCTCCGGGAGAATATCCGCAAAGCAGACAGTACAAAATCCTCGAAGCCGCCAAGGTAGAAGGCGAGTTCGGTACGGTCATTAACGACCTCGCCTTCATGACAGCCACACCTCAATACAACAAAAAGTCCGTCGGGCTGACTTACGCCCGTAACGGTGAGCCGCTTTCGAACGCTGCCACGACAGACAACGCTCGTGCCGCTGCCGAGGGCATTGTCGATCCAACAGCACCTGCGCCATCAGCGACACCAACGCCATTGACGGCTTCTGCACCAGCTCCAATTTCTGTTCCTGTTCCTGTTCCTGTTTCGACTTCAGCACCGACTCCCATTTCAGAGTCTGCCCCTTCGCCAATGTCGGACGAACCTCTTACTGCGCAAGTTGACGAGTCCGCCGAACAGCCCGCACCTGCGCCAATAAAACCTGCAAACGCAGCAGTCGCCGCGCTTGTGACCAGCGACAAAACCACCGCTCCGGTCGCCCTCGAACAACTCGCCGCAGGCAGCAATGCCAACCTCGCCAAAGCCACGCTGAGCAGTATCACTCCGGTGAGCGCGAGCATGCTTTCAGCCATGCAGCAACTGAATAGCCGTTACGGTTCGGCCTACGGTTCCGGCAACTCGCCGCGTCAGGCCGCCGGCGGTGCCGATTCCGGGCGGGTGTGGATTCAGGCGCTCGGCCATGGCGGCAAGGTCGACCGCGAGTTCGACAGTACCCTCAAACACGCGACCCAAGGTCTGGTCATGGGCGCCGACTGGCGGCTCGATGAGCAATGGCATATCGGCCTGATCGGCGGTAAATCGCAGACCAGACTGGACGCTCGGCAATACGATGGCGACCTCGACAGTTGGCACCTCGGTGCCTACGCCGTGCGTCAGGACGGACCGTTCTCACTGCGTCTCGGGGCGACCTATGCCAGCCATGACGGCGACAGCAAACGTCGCGTGGCCTTCAACGGCTTCAGCGATCGCCTCAAGGGCAACTATGACGCCAACACTCAGCAAGCCTTTGCCGAACTGGCGGTCAATGTTGGCCGGCACAACGCGACGCTCGAACCGTTCGCCAGCGTCGGTTATCAGCGCTACCAGCGCGACAGCTACAGCGAAAAAGGCGGAGATGCGGCACTGAAAGTCTTTGGGCAAACCCGCGACAACCTCAGCAGCACCTTCGGTCTGCGCACGGCAAAAATCAATCGGCTGGATAACGGCATGACGCTGACGCCGCGCTTCAGTGCCGGCTGGAAACACACCTTTGGCGAGATTGAAAGCGACACCCGCCAGCAACTGGTCAAGGGTGGCAAGCGCTTTGAGGTTGCCGGTGCCGCGCTGGATCGAAACAGTCTGTCGGTGGATGCCGGCCTCGATCTGGGGCTGTCAGCCAATCACTCTGTCGGCGTTGGTCTCACCGGTGAAATGGCCACTGACAGCCGCACTCACGGTGTGATGGGCCAATGGCGCATGGCGTTCTGA